A section of the Telopea speciosissima isolate NSW1024214 ecotype Mountain lineage chromosome 3, Tspe_v1, whole genome shotgun sequence genome encodes:
- the LOC122655419 gene encoding uncharacterized mitochondrial protein AtMg00810-like: MLGCHPTDTPIEATARLKEKEGEPVDKGRYQRLVGKLIYLSHTRPDIAVAVSLVSQFMHDPYSSHMEAVIRILPKSISRYCSFVGGNLVTWGSKKQKIVARSSVEAVFRAMTQEICELQWLKGLLQDIGVAVYLPMMLIWDKEDY; the protein is encoded by the exons atgttagggtgtcatcccACAGATACTCCCATAGAAGCTACTGCAAGgcttaaggagaaagaaggtgaaccagttgacaaaggtcgctATCAGCGATTGGTTGGCAAgctaatctacctctctcatacACGGCCAGATATAGCTGTTGCAGTTAGTCtagtgagccaatttatgcatgatccttattcctctcatatggaggcagtTATTCGCATTCTTcc GAAATCCATCTCtagatattgctcttttgtgggtgggaatcttgtcacatggGGTAGTAAGAAGCAGAAAATTGTGGCAAGATCCAGTGTTGAAGCTGTATTCCGTGCTATGACACAAGAAATTTGTGAGTTGCAATGGCTTAAAGGGTTGTTGCAAGACATTGGAGTTGCTGTctatcttcccatgatgct gatttgggacaaagaggattattga